A DNA window from Bacteroidales bacterium contains the following coding sequences:
- a CDS encoding AMP-binding protein, with protein sequence MIKERFVDYVENSIKKNWHLPALSDYNGEKLTYADTGNYILKFHLLFEKAGIKKGDKIALVGKNSARWCCIYLAVTSYGAVVVPVLPDFKPDDIQSIVNHSDSILLFCTDTIFQSVDSSKLPAIQAIISLNNFELFHSSSDEITALMADLDMAFKTKYPSGITGDTFDLPEISNEELAVISYTSGTTGFSKGVMLQHNSLAANVRYAQNNMPLVPGDPIVSFLPLAHSYGCAFEFLFPFSIGCHITILTKTPSPQIVTQAFQEVKPRLILSVPLVIEKIFKARILPVIRKFPVNVILRIPLLRRLIYKKIKANLVQAFGGNFAEVVIGGAAFNIEAETFMKKIGFPFAVGYGMTECGPLISYAPWNVNKIGASGRKVDTLEVIVDSPNPAKIVGEIILRGENAMTGYYKNPEATKEIIDDDGWLHTGDLGLIDKDGFIHIKGRSKNMILGSNGKNIYPEEIEASINNKTYVSESLVVYRDEKLVALIYPDSDKLKAENIDSNALLEILEHYRKEVNASLPKYMNITRFELHPEEFVKTPKRSIKRYLYN encoded by the coding sequence ATGATTAAGGAACGGTTTGTGGATTATGTTGAAAACAGCATAAAGAAAAACTGGCACCTTCCGGCACTTTCCGATTACAATGGCGAAAAACTTACTTACGCAGATACCGGCAATTACATCCTTAAATTTCATCTTCTCTTTGAAAAGGCCGGAATAAAAAAAGGTGATAAAATTGCATTGGTGGGTAAAAATTCTGCCCGCTGGTGCTGTATTTACCTGGCAGTAACATCATACGGCGCCGTGGTAGTGCCGGTTCTGCCTGATTTCAAACCCGACGATATCCAGTCCATTGTAAATCATTCCGATTCAATACTTCTGTTTTGTACAGACACTATTTTCCAGTCGGTTGACTCTTCAAAACTGCCTGCCATTCAGGCCATCATATCGCTGAACAATTTTGAATTGTTCCACAGCAGTTCGGATGAGATCACCGCTTTGATGGCAGATCTCGATATGGCATTTAAAACGAAGTATCCCTCGGGTATTACGGGAGATACCTTCGATTTGCCTGAAATCAGTAATGAAGAACTCGCTGTTATAAGCTATACATCGGGAACAACAGGCTTTTCAAAGGGTGTTATGCTTCAGCACAACAGCCTGGCAGCCAATGTCAGGTATGCACAGAACAATATGCCTCTTGTCCCCGGCGATCCGATCGTTTCATTTTTACCGTTGGCTCATTCCTACGGATGCGCTTTTGAATTCCTATTCCCTTTCTCAATCGGATGCCACATCACCATTTTAACCAAAACACCTTCACCGCAGATTGTTACGCAGGCGTTCCAGGAAGTGAAGCCAAGGCTCATCCTATCAGTTCCGCTTGTTATTGAAAAGATTTTCAAAGCGAGAATTTTACCCGTAATCCGCAAATTCCCTGTAAATGTGATCCTGCGGATTCCTTTATTAAGGAGGTTAATCTATAAGAAAATCAAGGCCAACCTGGTTCAGGCTTTTGGAGGTAATTTCGCTGAGGTTGTCATAGGAGGCGCCGCTTTCAACATCGAAGCCGAAACTTTTATGAAAAAAATCGGCTTTCCGTTTGCTGTTGGGTATGGTATGACCGAATGTGGTCCCCTTATCAGCTATGCTCCATGGAACGTGAATAAAATCGGGGCAAGCGGCAGAAAGGTGGATACGCTTGAAGTGATTGTGGATTCACCAAATCCGGCAAAAATAGTGGGTGAGATCATCCTGAGAGGCGAAAACGCCATGACAGGGTATTATAAGAATCCGGAAGCCACAAAGGAGATTATTGATGATGATGGCTGGCTGCATACGGGCGACCTTGGACTGATAGACAAGGACGGATTTATCCACATAAAAGGACGGAGCAAGAATATGATCCTCGGATCCAACGGCAAGAATATTTATCCTGAAGAAATTGAGGCATCCATCAATAATAAAACCTATGTGAGTGAATCGCTGGTAGTATATCGTGATGAAAAGCTGGTGGCGCTGATTTATCCGGATTCGGACAAATTAAAAGCCGAAAATATCGATAGCAATGCATTGCTTGAAATTCTTGAGCATTATCGCAAGGAAGTAAATGCATCGCTTCCAAAGTACATGAACATAACCCGTTTCGAGCTTCACCCCGAGGAATTCGTCAAAACTCCGAAAAGAAGCATCAAGAGGTATCTGTATAACTGA
- a CDS encoding SRPBCC family protein, giving the protein MNILIGIFIVVAVVVLLILLTALFLKKNYTVKREIIINKGKDFVFDYIKYLKNQPNYSKWAKMDPQMKLTFTGTDGEPGFVYRWESTNKNVGQGEQTISKIERGKRIDYDLHFMKPFDSRALVYLSTEPASENTTRVEWGMSSHMKYPFNIMLVFMNMEKMIGNDFSAGLGNLKSILESGN; this is encoded by the coding sequence ATGAATATACTTATAGGCATCTTTATCGTGGTAGCTGTTGTTGTTCTTTTGATTCTCCTTACAGCCTTGTTTCTGAAAAAGAACTATACAGTTAAAAGAGAAATCATAATTAATAAAGGCAAAGATTTTGTTTTTGATTATATAAAGTATCTGAAGAACCAGCCAAATTACAGTAAATGGGCTAAAATGGACCCGCAAATGAAACTTACATTTACAGGCACAGACGGTGAACCCGGCTTTGTATACAGGTGGGAAAGTACGAATAAGAATGTGGGACAGGGCGAACAAACGATTTCAAAAATTGAGCGCGGAAAACGGATTGATTATGATCTGCATTTTATGAAACCTTTTGATTCCAGGGCGTTGGTATATCTCAGTACAGAACCTGCATCAGAAAATACTACAAGGGTGGAGTGGGGAATGTCGAGCCACATGAAATACCCCTTTAATATTATGTTAGTTTTTATGAATATGGAAAAAATGATCGGGAATGACTTTTCAGCCGGCTTAGGTAACCTGAAAAGCATCCTCGAGTCGGGGAACTGA
- a CDS encoding DNA alkylation repair protein: MNTEQLVQAIIDYCNRYASDENILKYSRYFKEGLYKGYGLSAPQIYAGAKEMISEKPQLYTVLSAAPEIFSTEKYDAISILMLTVKELHKEFTHETFEEIAGWYRMGIDNWAHADTLGMLILPLFFKKKLVDIADFKKWLKSENKYQRRSVPVTFIKVMKAGRDCEELFRFTEILMTDREREVHQGMGWFLRESWKRHPEVTVKFLLKWKDITPRLIVQYATEKMSKEEKLQFKRVR; this comes from the coding sequence ATGAACACCGAACAATTGGTACAGGCCATAATCGACTATTGCAACCGTTACGCAAGTGACGAGAACATATTAAAATACAGCCGCTATTTCAAGGAAGGATTGTACAAGGGGTATGGGCTTTCGGCACCCCAGATTTATGCCGGGGCAAAGGAAATGATAAGCGAAAAGCCGCAGCTTTATACCGTGCTTTCAGCTGCGCCTGAAATCTTCAGCACCGAAAAGTACGACGCCATCAGTATTCTCATGCTGACAGTGAAAGAACTGCACAAGGAATTCACACATGAAACTTTTGAAGAAATTGCAGGATGGTACCGGATGGGAATCGATAACTGGGCACATGCCGATACCCTCGGCATGCTCATCCTTCCGCTTTTTTTTAAAAAGAAACTGGTTGATATAGCCGATTTCAAAAAATGGCTTAAATCGGAAAACAAGTACCAGCGGCGGTCGGTACCGGTAACATTTATTAAGGTGATGAAAGCCGGCAGAGACTGCGAAGAGCTTTTCCGTTTTACTGAAATACTGATGACCGACAGGGAACGTGAGGTTCACCAGGGAATGGGATGGTTCCTGAGAGAATCGTGGAAGCGTCATCCGGAGGTGACTGTGAAATTCCTGCTGAAATGGAAGGACATTACTCCACGGTTGATTGTTCAGTATGCTACAGAGAAGATGAGTAAGGAAGAAAAACTGCAGTTTAAACGAGTCCGATGA
- a CDS encoding TonB-dependent receptor, with product MISNIHIRKLFLLLPLLFLTITIGAQNGSVKGRVYNSSSNEPLGFVTLGIEGTNITTLSDTAGGFVFTGLKPGYYKIAAQSVGFEPFLTEEFHVTNARSAFIDIALKEKPLELDEVVVKATAFKRAEESPVSLKSIGIAEIERSPGSNRDISKVIQVLPGVASGLSYRNDLIIRGGGPSENRFFVDGIEIPNLNHFGTQGASGGSIGIINSDFIREADLFTGAFPANRGNLLSSVLEMKLIDGNPDRMRYRAAIGASEVAGSISGPAGKKTTLLVSFRRSYLKFLFSALKLPFLPTFNDYTVKVKTRFDQKNELTFLSIGSLDKSVLNTGIDNPTEEQQYILSYLPAYDQWTYAIGAVYRHYAEHSYSTLVLSRNMLDNGSSKDVNNEKNGDPLLRYQSQEIENKLRFENTYRNNGVKLISGFGFEQAKYNNNTFRKVFIPQGKDTLLSLNYKSAIEFYRYNAFLQASREFFNDQLTVSAGLRLDGNSYSSEMSNPFNQASPRVSLSWAINAKISLNANAGRYFQQPSYTTLGYRNDAGELVNKTNKIKYIQADHLVAGIEFRRNQDARMSVEGFYKWYSRYPFSVTDSVSIASKGADYGVYGDEPAVSTSKGRAYGAEVYYRDQFADKINIMLSYTFVRSEFGDKNGKLIPSAWDNRHILNITAAAQFNKNWNVGAKWRFVGGGPYTPYDFNRSSLIEAWDAKGQGYPDYNRFNTGRLESFQQLDLRIDKEYFFKKWSLNLYFDVQNAYNFKSKSPDILVVERDASGNPVVDPADPTRYKLKYLPYENGTVLPTIGMVVEL from the coding sequence ATGATATCCAATATTCATATTAGAAAATTGTTTTTACTGCTTCCGCTCCTGTTTCTTACAATAACAATCGGCGCACAGAACGGAAGTGTAAAAGGAAGGGTTTACAATTCCTCGAGCAATGAACCCCTGGGCTTTGTAACACTCGGAATTGAAGGCACCAACATAACTACATTAAGTGATACGGCGGGAGGCTTTGTATTCACAGGACTTAAGCCCGGATATTACAAAATAGCGGCGCAGTCGGTGGGTTTCGAGCCATTTCTTACAGAGGAATTTCATGTAACTAACGCCCGTTCAGCCTTTATAGATATTGCCCTGAAAGAAAAACCGCTTGAACTTGACGAGGTGGTGGTAAAAGCCACCGCTTTTAAAAGGGCTGAAGAAAGTCCGGTTTCACTAAAATCCATTGGTATTGCTGAAATCGAAAGAAGTCCGGGCAGCAACCGTGATATATCAAAAGTAATCCAGGTTCTTCCGGGTGTGGCATCAGGGCTGTCGTACAGAAACGACCTGATCATCAGAGGCGGAGGACCATCTGAAAACCGGTTCTTTGTTGACGGAATAGAAATTCCCAACCTGAACCATTTCGGAACCCAGGGCGCAAGCGGGGGATCGATTGGTATTATCAACAGCGACTTCATCCGTGAGGCTGACCTTTTTACGGGCGCCTTTCCGGCAAACCGCGGAAACCTGCTCAGTTCGGTGCTAGAAATGAAACTGATTGACGGGAACCCTGACAGGATGCGCTACAGGGCTGCCATAGGGGCAAGCGAAGTGGCAGGCAGTATTTCGGGACCTGCAGGTAAAAAGACAACTTTGCTCGTCTCTTTCAGAAGATCCTATCTCAAGTTTCTTTTCAGTGCACTTAAACTTCCGTTTCTGCCTACATTTAATGATTACACGGTTAAAGTAAAAACCAGATTTGACCAGAAAAACGAACTTACATTTTTAAGCATTGGTTCACTTGATAAAAGTGTGCTGAATACGGGCATTGATAATCCTACCGAGGAACAGCAGTACATACTCAGCTATCTTCCGGCCTATGATCAGTGGACTTATGCCATTGGTGCGGTTTATAGGCATTATGCCGAACACTCCTATTCAACCCTTGTGCTGAGCCGCAATATGCTTGATAATGGATCGTCAAAGGATGTGAATAATGAAAAGAACGGCGATCCCTTACTCAGGTATCAATCGCAGGAAATTGAAAACAAACTGCGGTTTGAAAACACCTACAGGAATAACGGGGTGAAGCTGATCTCTGGTTTCGGATTTGAACAGGCTAAATACAACAATAACACATTCAGGAAGGTTTTTATACCACAGGGAAAAGACACCCTCCTTTCTTTAAACTATAAATCAGCAATTGAATTTTACAGGTATAATGCTTTTCTGCAGGCCAGCCGGGAGTTTTTTAATGATCAGTTGACAGTGTCTGCAGGGTTAAGGCTTGACGGTAATTCGTATTCTTCAGAAATGTCAAATCCTTTCAACCAGGCGAGCCCCAGGGTCTCACTATCGTGGGCAATAAACGCTAAGATTTCTTTAAATGCCAATGCGGGGCGATATTTCCAGCAACCGTCATACACCACCCTCGGATACAGGAACGATGCCGGTGAACTGGTGAATAAAACGAACAAAATTAAATACATACAGGCTGATCACCTTGTGGCCGGAATTGAATTCAGGCGCAACCAGGATGCCAGGATGTCGGTTGAAGGATTTTACAAATGGTACAGCCGGTATCCGTTCTCGGTTACCGACTCGGTATCCATTGCAAGCAAGGGCGCAGATTATGGAGTATACGGCGATGAGCCTGCGGTTTCCACTTCAAAGGGAAGGGCTTATGGTGCTGAAGTCTATTATCGTGATCAATTTGCGGATAAGATTAATATAATGCTGTCCTATACTTTCGTAAGGTCGGAATTCGGGGATAAAAACGGTAAACTGATACCATCGGCATGGGATAACCGGCATATTCTGAATATCACAGCTGCAGCCCAATTCAATAAGAACTGGAATGTGGGCGCCAAATGGAGATTTGTCGGAGGCGGACCTTACACACCTTACGACTTTAACCGGTCGTCACTCATAGAAGCCTGGGACGCAAAGGGACAGGGGTATCCCGATTACAACCGGTTCAACACCGGCCGTCTTGAAAGTTTTCAGCAGCTCGACCTCAGGATTGACAAGGAATATTTCTTTAAGAAATGGTCGCTCAACCTGTATTTTGATGTGCAGAACGCGTATAATTTTAAATCCAAATCGCCGGATATCCTGGTAGTTGAACGCGATGCGAGTGGTAACCCGGTTGTTGATCCTGCTGATCCCACACGCTACAAGCTGAAATACCTGCCGTATGAGAACGGCACGGTGCTACCGACGATTGGGATGGTGGTAGAGCTTTAA
- a CDS encoding MFS transporter: MKHEAQNVNTGILLAVVMISSFFNPFMGSAVTIALPSISTELNMNAVGTSWIAMSFLLSAAVFLVPLGKLADILGRKRMLLYGNVFFTIATLFCSFATNGTMLIVARFLQGIGSAMSLSSGMAIIISAFPPEKRGTIIGWNTTAVYAGLSAAPLLGGFLTRNYGWHSLFYVNAMAGILVIAGIIYGVKAEWAEAKNDTFDIIGSLIYMPSMMALMYGFSKLPEKSAVLLTAAGLTGLIVFVFWELRQKSPVLDIALFSRNRIFAFSNLAALINYAATFGITFVLSLYLQNVRGLDPLNAGLLLVAQPVMMAIVASVSGRLSDRIDSQILSSTGMAIIVTGLISLVFLKANTGNLYLMITLFVLGTGFGLFSSPNTNSVMSSVEKRFLGTASATLGTMRLTGQTFSMAIAAMAIHIFIGNSTIKGNSTQFMGSVRVIFIVFAVLCTLGVFASLARGKKKTAII; encoded by the coding sequence ATGAAACACGAAGCTCAGAACGTAAATACCGGCATTCTGCTTGCCGTTGTCATGATCTCCTCCTTCTTTAATCCTTTCATGGGTTCAGCCGTAACCATTGCATTGCCAAGTATCAGCACCGAACTGAACATGAATGCAGTCGGAACCAGCTGGATAGCCATGTCATTCCTGCTCTCGGCTGCAGTGTTTCTTGTGCCGCTCGGTAAACTGGCGGATATCCTGGGACGTAAGCGGATGCTTCTTTACGGGAACGTGTTTTTTACAATTGCGACCCTGTTTTGCTCGTTTGCGACAAATGGAACCATGCTTATCGTTGCCCGGTTCCTGCAGGGCATTGGGAGTGCCATGAGCCTCAGCTCGGGTATGGCTATAATCATCTCGGCTTTCCCTCCTGAAAAACGCGGAACCATCATCGGTTGGAATACAACAGCCGTTTATGCAGGGCTTTCCGCAGCTCCCCTTCTCGGCGGATTTCTGACCAGGAATTATGGCTGGCACAGCCTGTTTTATGTGAATGCAATGGCCGGTATCCTTGTTATTGCAGGAATTATTTACGGCGTAAAAGCCGAATGGGCCGAGGCAAAGAATGACACATTTGATATCATCGGCTCGCTCATTTACATGCCATCCATGATGGCGCTTATGTACGGCTTTTCAAAACTTCCTGAAAAAAGTGCAGTACTCTTAACTGCTGCAGGACTGACCGGGCTGATCGTTTTTGTATTTTGGGAACTCAGGCAAAAATCACCGGTACTGGATATTGCTTTGTTCAGCAGGAACAGGATATTTGCTTTTTCAAACCTGGCTGCACTGATCAATTATGCGGCAACATTCGGGATCACTTTTGTCCTGAGCCTCTATTTGCAGAATGTACGCGGACTTGACCCGCTCAATGCCGGGTTGTTGCTGGTGGCCCAGCCTGTAATGATGGCCATTGTTGCATCTGTAAGCGGCCGTTTATCAGACAGAATCGATTCGCAGATCCTGTCTTCTACCGGTATGGCCATAATTGTAACCGGACTTATTTCCCTTGTATTTCTTAAAGCTAATACAGGAAACCTCTACCTGATGATAACCCTGTTTGTACTGGGTACCGGTTTCGGCCTGTTTTCCTCACCGAACACCAATTCGGTGATGAGTTCAGTGGAGAAGAGATTTCTCGGTACAGCATCCGCGACCCTGGGAACCATGCGACTTACCGGTCAAACGTTCAGCATGGCTATAGCTGCCATGGCCATTCACATTTTTATCGGAAATTCAACGATAAAAGGTAATTCAACCCAGTTTATGGGCAGTGTACGGGTCATATTCATTGTATTCGCAGTATTGTGTACATTGGGAGTTTTCGCGTCACTGGCAAGGGGAAAGAAGAAAACAGCAATAATTTAG
- a CDS encoding TIGR01777 family oxidoreductase, protein MVNMKEDIVLITGATGLIGRNLTGLLLQNGYKVSIFSRKRIDIPGIKVFLWNPDKGEADEEAVKTSDYIVHLAGTNIAGKRWTAAQKEEIFRSRIGSGMLLLKMARETGSNIKAFITASGINYYGTLTSEKIFSESDPPASDFLGRICKVWEETADEFAKLGSRSVKIRTAIALSERGGILEKMAASASLGVTPVFGSGRQYMPWIHIDDLCRIYLKAVSDPVMQGAYNAVAPEHVTNREFMKTLAEARNKPLIAPPVPAAILKLAFGEMAGLLLEGSRMSSEKIRQTGFEFRYPLLKEAFNDLI, encoded by the coding sequence ATGGTAAACATGAAAGAGGATATTGTGTTAATTACCGGGGCAACCGGTTTGATAGGCCGGAATCTGACCGGCTTGCTGCTGCAAAACGGTTATAAAGTTAGCATATTCAGTCGGAAACGTATTGATATCCCCGGTATAAAGGTTTTCCTGTGGAACCCTGATAAAGGCGAAGCCGACGAAGAAGCGGTTAAGACAAGCGATTATATTGTTCACCTTGCAGGAACGAATATTGCAGGTAAACGATGGACAGCAGCACAAAAGGAAGAAATATTCCGCAGCCGTATAGGATCAGGTATGCTATTGCTTAAAATGGCCAGGGAAACCGGCAGTAACATAAAAGCCTTCATTACCGCATCTGGCATCAATTATTACGGAACGTTAACGTCGGAAAAGATATTTAGTGAATCGGATCCGCCGGCCTCTGATTTCCTGGGCAGGATCTGCAAGGTATGGGAAGAAACGGCTGATGAATTTGCGAAACTTGGATCAAGAAGCGTTAAAATCCGCACAGCTATTGCACTGAGCGAAAGGGGTGGAATCCTGGAGAAAATGGCGGCTTCCGCGAGCCTGGGAGTGACGCCTGTCTTTGGCAGCGGCCGGCAATATATGCCGTGGATCCATATTGATGATTTGTGCAGAATATATCTGAAGGCTGTTTCTGACCCGGTCATGCAGGGCGCATATAATGCAGTGGCCCCTGAGCATGTAACAAACCGGGAGTTTATGAAAACTCTGGCGGAAGCCCGTAACAAACCTTTAATAGCGCCTCCGGTTCCTGCCGCCATTCTTAAACTGGCATTCGGTGAAATGGCCGGTTTACTTTTAGAGGGAAGCAGGATGTCGTCAGAAAAAATCAGGCAAACGGGATTTGAATTCAGGTATCCACTGCTGAAAGAGGCTTTCAATGACCTGATTTGA
- a CDS encoding sialate O-acetylesterase, protein MNNKSIYGMKWAYVLLLAFMFPALSRSEVKLPYILSDNMVLQRDLPVNIWGWANPGEKVTVTFSNQKLTAKAGKTGEWKVQLKPLTAGGPFEMTIKGKNTIVLKNILIGDVWVCGGQSNMEWPLAQSRNWATDKNDVKNPNIRLFYVPKNMSFKPLDNTKEAQWQPCNEESAPRFSAIGYYFGKNLAKELNVPIGLINSNWGGTDIETWISLETMYADKDYTAAIDKVKSQNIEQLQKEADANAKKWMNAINNEDPGVVNKWFLPETGTTDWKTMKLPQTWEGAGLPSLDGVVWFRKEFTVSAADAAKDAIVSLGPIDDNDLTYLNGKLIGKTEQYDAPRSYKVPAGTLKPGVNVIAVKVIDTGGGGGLWGMDNQLYVDAGGTKIGLAGDWSYKVGLDLPAPKDVSSPNSSPSLLYNAMINPIINFPIKGVIWYQGENNAGNFIKYRSLFPGMIRDWRKKWNVGDFTFLFVQLANYMEPPKVPQQSSWAGLREAQTMTLAEPNTGMAVIIDIGDAKDIHPRDKDDVGYRLSLAALKKAYGRDIVYSGPIYKSMKIDNDKILIDFDQVGSGLEIHDKYGYLKSFAIAGADKKFVWAKAYVTADNKVGVYSPDVKNPVAVRYAWADNPDDANLYNKEGLPASPFRTDDW, encoded by the coding sequence ATGAACAATAAATCGATTTACGGAATGAAGTGGGCATATGTATTGCTGCTCGCATTCATGTTCCCCGCCCTTTCAAGGAGCGAGGTAAAGCTGCCGTATATCCTTTCGGATAATATGGTGCTTCAGCGCGACCTGCCGGTTAACATCTGGGGTTGGGCCAATCCCGGTGAAAAAGTCACAGTGACATTCTCAAACCAGAAACTTACTGCTAAGGCAGGTAAGACAGGAGAATGGAAAGTTCAACTGAAGCCGCTGACGGCAGGCGGACCTTTTGAAATGACAATTAAGGGAAAAAATACAATTGTTTTGAAAAACATACTGATTGGTGATGTTTGGGTGTGCGGGGGACAGTCGAACATGGAATGGCCGCTTGCGCAATCCCGAAACTGGGCAACGGATAAGAATGATGTGAAGAATCCGAATATCAGGTTGTTCTATGTTCCCAAGAACATGAGTTTCAAACCGCTGGATAATACGAAAGAAGCGCAATGGCAGCCCTGCAATGAAGAATCGGCGCCGAGGTTCTCAGCTATCGGCTATTATTTCGGTAAGAATCTGGCAAAAGAACTGAATGTACCCATCGGGCTCATCAACAGCAACTGGGGAGGAACCGATATTGAAACATGGATCAGCCTTGAAACCATGTATGCCGATAAGGATTATACAGCTGCTATTGATAAGGTAAAGAGCCAGAACATTGAACAGCTTCAGAAAGAAGCCGATGCCAATGCAAAAAAGTGGATGAATGCAATTAATAACGAAGACCCGGGAGTTGTGAATAAATGGTTCCTGCCGGAAACAGGGACTACCGACTGGAAAACGATGAAATTGCCCCAGACTTGGGAAGGTGCCGGCCTGCCTTCGCTGGACGGTGTGGTATGGTTCAGGAAGGAATTTACTGTAAGCGCCGCAGATGCAGCCAAAGATGCGATTGTAAGCCTGGGACCCATTGATGACAACGATCTGACGTACCTGAATGGTAAACTCATTGGCAAGACCGAACAGTATGACGCTCCGAGGTCCTATAAAGTACCGGCGGGTACACTTAAACCCGGAGTGAATGTAATAGCCGTGAAAGTAATTGATACAGGTGGAGGCGGAGGATTATGGGGTATGGATAACCAGCTTTATGTGGATGCAGGTGGTACAAAGATTGGCCTGGCAGGCGACTGGTCGTATAAAGTAGGGCTCGATCTTCCCGCACCAAAGGACGTTTCAAGTCCCAATAGTTCCCCCTCTTTGCTTTACAACGCCATGATCAACCCGATTATCAATTTCCCGATTAAAGGTGTGATTTGGTATCAGGGCGAAAACAATGCCGGTAATTTCATAAAATACAGGTCCCTATTTCCCGGTATGATCCGTGACTGGAGAAAAAAATGGAACGTCGGTGATTTTACGTTCCTGTTTGTACAGCTGGCCAATTATATGGAACCGCCTAAAGTTCCGCAACAGAGTTCATGGGCCGGCTTACGTGAAGCCCAGACAATGACTCTTGCCGAGCCCAATACGGGTATGGCCGTGATTATTGACATTGGTGATGCAAAAGATATCCATCCGCGTGATAAGGATGACGTCGGATACCGTCTGTCGCTTGCAGCCCTTAAAAAGGCATATGGCCGTGACATCGTGTATTCAGGCCCCATCTATAAATCGATGAAAATCGATAATGATAAGATCCTTATTGATTTTGACCAGGTGGGTTCAGGGTTGGAAATCCATGATAAATACGGGTACCTGAAATCATTTGCCATTGCCGGGGCCGATAAGAAATTCGTTTGGGCAAAAGCATATGTTACTGCAGACAACAAGGTTGGTGTTTACAGTCCTGATGTAAAGAATCCTGTTGCAGTGCGCTATGCCTGGGCCGATAATCCTGATGATGCAAACCTCTATAACAAGGAAGGTTTGCCCGCATCACCGTTCAGAACGGACGACTGGTAA
- a CDS encoding chorismate synthase, translating to MLGCTYGTLFKTTVAGGSYQEGLSINIQGVPPGYHFSEEEIYVELMLRKPGQGELTSPRREADVPIIFSGVNAADTMPGFKNAGFTNGTPMVILIPNVDRHMEHIEQYQSTNRTPRPGHASYASYQKYGSWDDSIGAGFFSGRYTSSIVAAGCIAKKILKDHGIEVVSFVREAAGIRMKDMPLSEIRKKAAAYREVRKQYDPIYLELFASGKMNDSQRFFEKAAILAELETRIPLISRPIYNEEEVRKNYGINPKLFCPDPDVADRMYDEILRIMQDGDSSGGIVEVVVTGVPAGMGEPVFNKLDGELGRLMSIGTVKAVEIGCGMDAAKMTGSQCNDAMYVENGKVVFTSNNAGGITGGLTTGQDIVARVAVKPTPTIAKPQHTVDKVSLENKELAAVTRRDPTIVARMWPVVEAFTALIILDAYMLHIGYQAMKPKA from the coding sequence ATGCTTGGATGCACATACGGAACTCTTTTTAAAACCACGGTTGCAGGTGGTTCTTACCAGGAAGGGCTATCAATCAACATCCAGGGTGTTCCGCCCGGATATCACTTCAGTGAAGAAGAAATATATGTAGAACTCATGCTTCGCAAACCCGGGCAGGGTGAACTGACTTCACCCCGCCGTGAAGCCGATGTTCCTATTATATTCAGCGGAGTGAATGCGGCCGACACTATGCCGGGATTTAAAAATGCCGGTTTTACAAATGGTACGCCCATGGTTATCCTTATTCCCAATGTCGACAGGCATATGGAACACATCGAGCAATATCAGTCGACAAACCGCACCCCGCGCCCCGGTCATGCATCATATGCCTCTTATCAGAAATACGGATCATGGGATGATTCAATCGGCGCAGGCTTTTTCAGCGGCCGATATACTTCATCCATAGTGGCTGCAGGCTGTATAGCCAAAAAGATATTGAAGGACCATGGCATTGAAGTCGTATCGTTTGTAAGGGAAGCCGCCGGTATACGGATGAAGGATATGCCTTTGAGTGAAATCAGGAAAAAGGCAGCGGCATACCGCGAAGTGCGTAAGCAGTACGATCCGATTTACCTCGAGCTTTTTGCTTCGGGTAAAATGAATGATTCACAGCGGTTTTTTGAGAAAGCCGCCATACTGGCTGAACTTGAAACCCGCATTCCTCTTATTTCCCGACCGATTTATAATGAAGAGGAAGTAAGGAAAAACTACGGGATCAACCCGAAATTATTCTGTCCCGATCCGGATGTGGCCGACCGCATGTACGATGAAATTCTCAGGATCATGCAGGACGGCGATTCGTCAGGTGGTATTGTTGAAGTTGTTGTGACAGGTGTTCCGGCTGGTATGGGCGAGCCTGTTTTCAATAAGCTTGATGGTGAACTGGGGCGTTTAATGAGTATCGGTACAGTGAAAGCAGTTGAAATAGGCTGTGGTATGGATGCCGCAAAAATGACAGGCTCACAATGTAATGATGCCATGTATGTTGAAAACGGTAAAGTGGTTTTCACATCAAACAATGCAGGCGGCATAACCGGCGGGTTAACAACCGGTCAGGACATTGTAGCCCGCGTGGCTGTAAAACCCACCCCCACCATTGCCAAACCACAGCACACTGTGGATAAGGTAAGTCTTGAAAATAAGGAGCTGGCGGCAGTAACCCGCCGTGATCCCACTATTGTTGCCCGAATGTGGCCTGTTGTTGAAGCATTCACTGCGTTGATCATTCTCGATGCGTATATGCTCCATATCGGCTACCAGGCTATGAAACCAAAAGCATAA